A window of Streptomyces sp. DG1A-41 contains these coding sequences:
- a CDS encoding NDP-sugar synthase yields MTEAILLVGGKGTRLRPLTVHTPKPMVPAAGVPFLTHQLARARAAGVEHIVLATSYLAEVFEPYFGDGAALGLHLEYVTEEVPLGTGGAIRNVASRLHSGPDDPVLIFNGDILTGLDIRALVDTHQTTGADVSLHLTKVTDPRAYGLVPTDDTGRVLAFLEKPQTPEEIVTDQINAGAYVFRRSVIDTIPLGRPVSVERETFPDLLSAGAHLQGMVDSTYWLDLGTPAAFVRGSADLVLGRAPSPAVPGRCGDRLVLPTATVAADAKLSGGTVVGEGAFVAEGARVFGSTILPGAVIEPGAVITDSLIGTRARVGERSVLTGTVIGDGAIIGPDNELRDGARIWCDAQIPAGAVRFSSDQ; encoded by the coding sequence GTGACAGAAGCGATCCTCCTGGTCGGCGGCAAGGGCACCCGGCTGCGCCCGCTCACGGTGCACACGCCCAAGCCCATGGTGCCGGCGGCCGGGGTGCCCTTCCTCACGCACCAACTGGCGAGAGCGAGAGCGGCGGGTGTCGAACACATCGTCCTGGCCACGTCCTATCTGGCCGAGGTCTTCGAGCCGTACTTCGGTGACGGTGCCGCGCTGGGGCTGCACCTGGAGTACGTGACGGAGGAGGTGCCCCTGGGCACGGGCGGTGCCATCCGCAATGTGGCCTCCCGGTTGCACTCGGGCCCCGACGACCCGGTCCTCATCTTCAACGGCGACATCCTGACGGGCCTCGACATCCGGGCCTTGGTCGACACCCACCAGACGACGGGGGCGGACGTCTCCCTGCACCTCACCAAGGTCACGGACCCGCGCGCCTACGGCCTCGTCCCCACGGACGACACGGGCAGGGTCCTGGCGTTCCTGGAGAAGCCGCAGACGCCCGAGGAGATCGTCACCGACCAGATCAACGCGGGGGCGTACGTCTTCCGCCGCTCGGTCATCGACACGATCCCGCTGGGCCGGCCGGTGTCGGTGGAGCGCGAGACGTTTCCGGACCTGTTGTCCGCCGGGGCGCACCTCCAGGGCATGGTGGACTCGACGTACTGGCTGGACCTGGGCACACCGGCGGCGTTCGTCCGGGGTTCGGCTGACCTGGTCCTGGGCCGGGCCCCGTCCCCTGCGGTCCCCGGCCGCTGCGGCGACCGCCTGGTCCTGCCGACGGCGACGGTCGCGGCCGACGCGAAGCTGTCCGGCGGCACGGTGGTCGGCGAGGGCGCCTTCGTCGCGGAGGGCGCCCGCGTCTTCGGCAGCACGATCCTCCCGGGCGCCGTGATCGAACCCGGCGCGGTCATCACCGACTCCCTCATAGGCACCCGGGCCCGCGTCGGCGAACGCTCCGTCCTCACCGGCACGGTCATAGGCGACGGCGCGATCATCGGCCCCGACAACGAACTCCGCGACGGCGCCCGCATCTGGTGCGACGCCCAGATCCCAGCAGGAGCGGTCCGCTTCTCTTCGGACCAGTAG